Proteins encoded by one window of Polyangiaceae bacterium:
- a CDS encoding glycogen debranching enzyme family protein, which translates to MSRNGARDFKVGRGPWPVINVGGELERAEREWLHTNGAGAYAMSTLALMHTRREHGLLVAALDPPLGRTVVLSHAETSVSVGDRNYRLSTHQFPNVAPTPGYRLLAQFSQDPLPRWRYRLGKAWFERSLCLVRGRNAAVMRYQWHGFHPARLSVMPLMPLRRQDRLAREHGGIVQRVTLRPGQVEVRPVNELPPIVFAHAGMFMGSPDWWRRFEYVDDRGRYDDWQEDMWTPGTFELTMEPGATTYLLAAVGELPKEAPEALMQEAIDFLRAQDPGETHSGVVRTLSLAAASYRAENCGRAAVLAGYPWLGAPFRDWLISIDGLYLACGKIDEAKRTLATVLEHQHAGLLPEMLPEAGMPQARPCPDATLWLFHAAGKLASKVGANDPFVQAELYPALVRAFERLSQTDAEGVRATPHGLLVTEDERQPVTWMDARGSHGAVTPRNGVAVEHQALWAAGTEVLARLADALDDVATLERVRPASMQARSAFRARFWCNETEYPFDCISEVGDTADAWADPTIRPNAVLALAAAPELFDEWQARSIVTRAKDELLTPRGLRSLSPRDPRYEGVYAGTPGERDASYHQGTVWSFLLGAYVRASLKAHPSDMALREELRILLEEAVDGGPVLGHPAQLADGEHPHRLRGCPAQAWSVAELLSALVEDLVVS; encoded by the coding sequence ATGAGCCGAAACGGAGCTCGGGACTTCAAGGTGGGCCGGGGGCCCTGGCCGGTCATCAACGTGGGCGGAGAGCTCGAGCGCGCCGAGCGCGAGTGGCTGCACACCAACGGAGCGGGGGCCTACGCCATGAGCACCCTCGCCCTGATGCACACGCGCCGAGAGCACGGCTTGCTGGTGGCGGCGCTCGATCCGCCGCTCGGCCGCACCGTGGTGCTGTCCCACGCTGAAACCAGCGTGTCCGTCGGCGATCGCAACTATCGCCTCTCCACCCACCAGTTCCCGAACGTTGCGCCGACCCCCGGCTATCGCCTGCTCGCGCAGTTCTCCCAGGATCCCCTGCCGCGCTGGCGCTACCGGTTGGGCAAAGCGTGGTTCGAGCGTTCGCTGTGCCTGGTTCGCGGTCGGAACGCCGCCGTCATGCGCTACCAGTGGCACGGCTTTCATCCCGCCCGCTTGAGCGTGATGCCGTTGATGCCCCTGCGCCGACAAGATCGTCTGGCCCGCGAGCACGGAGGCATCGTGCAACGGGTGACGCTACGCCCGGGCCAGGTGGAAGTGCGCCCGGTCAACGAGCTTCCGCCCATCGTGTTCGCCCACGCCGGCATGTTCATGGGCTCGCCGGACTGGTGGCGTCGCTTCGAGTACGTAGACGACCGTGGGCGCTACGACGACTGGCAGGAGGACATGTGGACGCCAGGAACGTTCGAGCTGACCATGGAGCCCGGCGCCACGACCTACTTGCTGGCGGCCGTTGGAGAGCTGCCCAAAGAGGCTCCGGAAGCGCTCATGCAGGAGGCCATAGACTTCCTGCGTGCGCAGGATCCTGGTGAAACCCACAGCGGCGTGGTGCGCACCCTTTCGTTGGCTGCGGCCAGCTATCGCGCGGAAAACTGCGGACGCGCCGCCGTGCTCGCGGGCTACCCTTGGCTTGGGGCCCCCTTTAGGGATTGGCTGATATCCATCGATGGCTTGTACCTGGCGTGCGGCAAGATCGACGAGGCCAAGCGGACCCTGGCCACGGTGCTCGAGCATCAGCATGCGGGGCTCTTGCCGGAGATGCTTCCGGAAGCCGGCATGCCGCAAGCGCGGCCCTGTCCGGACGCGACGCTGTGGCTGTTCCACGCCGCCGGTAAGCTCGCCAGCAAGGTGGGGGCGAACGATCCCTTCGTGCAGGCAGAGCTCTATCCCGCGTTGGTGCGGGCGTTTGAGCGCTTGTCGCAGACCGACGCCGAAGGCGTGCGTGCTACCCCCCACGGGCTGCTCGTCACCGAGGACGAGCGGCAGCCGGTCACCTGGATGGACGCGCGCGGATCCCATGGCGCCGTGACGCCGCGCAATGGCGTAGCAGTGGAGCACCAAGCGCTGTGGGCAGCGGGAACCGAGGTGCTCGCGAGGCTCGCCGACGCGCTGGACGACGTTGCCACGCTCGAGCGGGTGCGCCCTGCATCGATGCAGGCGCGCTCGGCGTTCCGAGCGCGGTTCTGGTGCAACGAGACGGAGTACCCCTTCGACTGCATCAGCGAAGTCGGTGACACGGCGGACGCCTGGGCGGACCCGACCATCCGGCCCAACGCAGTGCTCGCGCTCGCCGCGGCACCGGAGCTGTTCGACGAGTGGCAAGCGCGGTCGATCGTCACTCGGGCCAAGGACGAGCTGCTCACTCCGCGTGGGCTTCGCAGTCTCTCGCCTCGGGATCCCCGCTACGAGGGCGTGTACGCCGGCACGCCGGGGGAACGCGACGCCTCCTACCACCAAGGCACCGTGTGGAGCTTCTTGCTGGGCGCCTACGTTCGAGCCAGCCTGAAGGCCCATCCGAGCGACATGGCACTTCGAGAGGAGCTTCGCATCTTGTTGGAGGAAGCCGTCGACGGCGGCCCCGTGCTCGGCCACCCGGCTCAGCTGGCCGACGGAGAGCACCCGCATCGCCTTCGTGGTTGTCCGGCGCAGGCATGGAGCGTGGCAGAGCTCCTCTCGGCGCTGGTGGAGGACTTGGTGGTGAGCTGA
- a CDS encoding shikimate dehydrogenase, whose product MTRFALVGHPVAHSLSPAIHAAAYRALGEEHEYELRDCPREGDVRQVLAELRAGELGGVNITLPHKRLALALADRGDELATAAGAANVWARAGSEVIAYNTDVTALVERFRDLAPRRAWVLGGGGAARAAVTALRAVGSESITLIARRPSDISGVDECAWDDAAARLSHEAATVDVIVQATSAGMAGKDPGQGVAALIPWGRLRATTLAYDVVYVPSETPFLRAAASAGVAREGGLGMLVGQAVRAVEIWLSRRPPEAPIREALAPRLGGDA is encoded by the coding sequence GTGACGCGCTTCGCGCTGGTCGGACATCCGGTGGCGCACTCGCTGTCGCCGGCAATCCACGCCGCTGCCTATCGCGCCCTGGGCGAGGAGCACGAGTACGAGCTTCGCGACTGCCCGCGAGAAGGGGACGTCCGTCAGGTACTGGCGGAGCTTCGCGCCGGCGAGCTCGGCGGCGTGAACATCACGCTCCCGCACAAGCGCTTGGCCCTGGCTCTGGCGGATCGCGGCGACGAGCTGGCTACCGCGGCGGGCGCCGCCAACGTGTGGGCGCGCGCCGGAAGCGAGGTGATCGCCTACAACACGGACGTCACTGCGTTGGTGGAGCGCTTCCGCGACCTCGCTCCGCGTCGCGCATGGGTGCTGGGCGGCGGCGGTGCCGCGCGGGCGGCGGTGACGGCGTTGCGCGCCGTGGGCAGCGAGAGCATCACGCTGATCGCGCGGCGTCCGAGCGACATCTCCGGCGTGGACGAGTGCGCTTGGGACGATGCTGCGGCGCGGCTGTCGCACGAGGCGGCGACGGTGGACGTCATCGTGCAGGCGACGAGCGCGGGCATGGCCGGCAAGGACCCGGGACAAGGCGTGGCGGCGCTGATCCCGTGGGGACGTTTGCGCGCGACGACCTTGGCCTACGACGTGGTGTACGTACCCAGCGAAACGCCGTTCTTGCGCGCCGCGGCCAGCGCGGGCGTGGCACGGGAAGGGGGGCTCGGCATGTTGGTGGGGCAGGCCGTTCGCGCGGTGGAAATCTGGCTATCGCGGCGACCGCCGGAGGCGCCGATCCGCGAGGCGCTGGCGCCGAGGTTGGGGGGAGACGCATGA
- the xseA gene encoding exodeoxyribonuclease VII large subunit, which produces MSGTEDIITVAELDRRLKRAVESATGSEWVQGEIGSLKIPPSGHAYFTLKDEADDAVIDCVLYRFNAQRARRHLAEGARVQIFGRATVWAPRGRLQLVGERLRPAGRGALLEALQKLKERLAGEGLFDAARKRALPSDPRVVGVVTSKSGAAFHDIRTVAFRRGGVRLVLSPALVQGEAAADSLVRALDLLEGYPGLDAVIIGRGGGSFEDLMPFNDERVVRRVAACRVPVVSAVGHEVDTSLSDLAADVRAATPSQAAELVIADHGTRAEHVLQMERRLTRAALARLDRNRAGLERLDRRLGDPRLLIFERQQLMDELCSSLERHGLRAIGRERGRLEKLDRRLAGRHPRAVLARARADMARLEGRLSGTTRLRVGRAAGQLAAMAARLDGLSPLAVLGRGYAIALDQNGRALRSARETEPGNAIGIRLHRGRITATVTDVEDGE; this is translated from the coding sequence GTGAGTGGGACGGAGGACATCATCACGGTCGCGGAGCTCGACCGGCGCCTCAAGCGCGCGGTGGAGTCCGCCACCGGGTCGGAGTGGGTGCAGGGGGAGATCGGCTCGCTCAAGATCCCGCCCAGCGGTCACGCCTACTTCACGCTGAAGGACGAGGCAGACGACGCCGTGATCGATTGCGTGCTGTATCGCTTCAACGCCCAGCGGGCCCGCCGCCACCTGGCCGAGGGCGCTCGGGTGCAGATCTTCGGACGCGCCACGGTGTGGGCGCCGCGAGGACGGCTACAGCTGGTGGGGGAGCGGCTCCGCCCTGCGGGCCGCGGTGCCCTGCTCGAGGCGCTGCAGAAACTGAAGGAGCGACTGGCGGGCGAGGGGCTGTTCGACGCCGCACGCAAGCGAGCACTACCCAGCGACCCACGGGTAGTGGGCGTGGTCACGAGCAAGTCCGGAGCTGCCTTCCACGACATTCGCACGGTGGCGTTTCGACGGGGCGGAGTGCGTCTGGTGTTGAGCCCCGCCTTGGTGCAAGGCGAGGCTGCAGCCGATAGTCTGGTGCGGGCGCTCGATCTGCTCGAGGGCTACCCTGGCCTCGATGCGGTCATCATCGGCCGCGGCGGAGGATCCTTCGAAGATCTCATGCCGTTCAACGACGAGCGCGTCGTGCGGCGGGTGGCCGCGTGCCGCGTGCCCGTCGTGAGCGCCGTGGGCCACGAGGTGGACACCTCGCTGTCGGACCTCGCGGCCGACGTTCGCGCTGCGACGCCGTCTCAGGCGGCGGAGCTCGTGATCGCGGACCACGGAACACGGGCCGAGCACGTGCTGCAGATGGAGCGTCGGCTCACCCGCGCCGCCCTCGCTCGTCTGGATCGGAACCGTGCGGGTCTGGAGCGCCTCGACCGCCGCCTCGGAGATCCAAGGCTGCTCATCTTCGAACGGCAACAGTTGATGGACGAGCTGTGCTCGAGCCTCGAGCGGCATGGTCTTCGGGCCATCGGGCGGGAGCGCGGCCGTTTGGAAAAGCTGGACCGGCGGCTCGCCGGCCGTCATCCCCGAGCGGTTCTGGCGCGGGCCCGGGCGGACATGGCTCGGCTGGAGGGGCGCCTTTCCGGGACCACGCGGCTTCGCGTGGGGCGTGCCGCGGGGCAACTCGCGGCGATGGCAGCGCGGCTCGATGGGCTCTCGCCGCTGGCGGTGCTCGGTCGTGGCTATGCCATCGCCCTCGACCAGAACGGTCGGGCGCTGCGCTCTGCGCGGGAGACGGAGCCGGGGAACGCCATCGGCATTCGCCTGCATCGAGGACGCATCACGGCAACGGTCACCGACGTGGAGGACGGAGAGTGA
- a CDS encoding sulfite exporter TauE/SafE family protein — MDVAGQSVSLPALIALGVIVGFVAGLFGVGGGFILTPLLSVVLRVPLPIAVGSGLCQMVGTATVALLRHRKLGQGELRFDALMLAGSLVGVTTGARVVNALEHAGTTTLFGKSVPVVTPALYGSYVVFLVCCGFVLLKRSRGNVEVLSYVRRGPLARVRLPPYVDLPSLPLARVSAIVVAYVGLGLGFLSGVLGVGGGIALMPVLMYGFGFPLRQAAGTGIVVLLVTSVGGTIAHALSGNVHLGLSMVLVIGASVSAQFGALATSKLPAGLLRRGLASLVLLTIGAILWDLVRRFT, encoded by the coding sequence GTGGACGTCGCCGGCCAAAGCGTGAGCCTCCCGGCGCTGATTGCCCTCGGCGTCATCGTGGGCTTCGTCGCCGGGCTGTTCGGCGTGGGCGGGGGCTTCATCCTGACCCCGCTCCTCAGCGTGGTACTGCGCGTGCCCTTGCCCATCGCCGTGGGAAGTGGCTTGTGCCAGATGGTCGGCACTGCGACCGTCGCGCTGCTGCGTCATCGCAAGCTGGGTCAGGGCGAGCTGCGCTTCGACGCGCTGATGCTGGCAGGCAGCTTGGTGGGCGTGACCACCGGCGCCCGCGTGGTGAACGCCCTCGAGCACGCGGGAACCACCACGCTGTTCGGAAAGAGCGTTCCCGTGGTCACCCCCGCGCTGTACGGCTCCTACGTCGTGTTCTTGGTGTGCTGCGGTTTCGTCCTGCTCAAGCGTTCCCGCGGCAACGTGGAAGTGCTGAGCTACGTGCGGCGCGGTCCCCTCGCCAGGGTGCGCCTGCCTCCCTACGTGGACCTTCCGAGCCTGCCCCTCGCTCGCGTGAGCGCCATCGTGGTGGCCTACGTGGGATTGGGCCTCGGCTTTTTGAGTGGCGTCTTGGGAGTTGGTGGCGGAATCGCTCTGATGCCCGTGTTGATGTACGGCTTCGGCTTCCCCCTGCGGCAAGCTGCGGGCACCGGCATCGTGGTGCTGTTGGTGACCTCCGTCGGCGGCACCATCGCCCACGCCCTCTCCGGAAACGTTCATCTCGGGCTCTCGATGGTGCTCGTCATCGGCGCCAGCGTGAGCGCACAATTCGGTGCACTGGCGACCTCCAAGCTCCCCGCCGGCTTGCTGCG